The Chryseobacterium scophthalmum genome has a window encoding:
- a CDS encoding helix-turn-helix domain-containing protein translates to MMNYIKYPPPKELENFVQYFWSYDFNRPDISIIKLESFADRFPRLIYQDINNFQSIFYEKGRDMPKCYISGVVSEKLSAFTTGTYSHFGVSFYPHGLFAFFPINSFELIDKEYDISDFDKTNIGNILDNCISHQDKVSKMSQYLIEKLRHNKSNLSLMNQIIHSNVIDYEKKIHELQKENNISERHLERIFKTMIGISPKKYQRIIRFEKALTLLNGLQYSELTALAYELHYSDQSHFIKDFKQFSGITPYEFVQSNIIGSESSSFITLIE, encoded by the coding sequence ATGATGAATTATATAAAGTATCCTCCACCAAAGGAATTAGAGAATTTTGTACAATACTTTTGGAGCTACGATTTTAATCGTCCAGATATTTCTATTATAAAATTAGAGAGTTTTGCTGATCGATTTCCTCGTTTGATTTATCAAGATATAAATAATTTCCAGTCGATATTTTATGAAAAAGGCAGAGATATGCCCAAATGTTATATAAGTGGTGTTGTATCTGAAAAATTATCTGCTTTTACTACAGGTACATATTCTCATTTTGGAGTAAGCTTTTACCCTCATGGTCTTTTTGCATTTTTCCCAATAAATAGTTTTGAACTTATCGATAAAGAATATGACATTAGTGACTTTGATAAAACCAATATTGGTAATATATTAGACAATTGTATTTCTCATCAGGACAAGGTTTCTAAAATGAGTCAGTATTTAATTGAAAAATTAAGACATAATAAAAGCAATCTTTCTCTTATGAATCAGATTATCCATTCTAATGTTATTGATTATGAGAAGAAAATACACGAATTGCAAAAAGAAAATAATATTTCTGAAAGACATTTAGAAAGAATATTCAAGACCATGATAGGAATTTCGCCTAAAAAATATCAGAGAATTATACGGTTTGAAAAAGCCCTAACTTTACTAAATGGTCTGCAATATTCTGAGCTTACCGCATTGGCTTATGAGCTTCATTATTCTGATCAATCTCATTTTATCAAAGATTTCAAACAATTTTCAGGTATTACGCCCTACGAATTTGTACAATCAAATATTATAGGGTCTGAAAGTTCTTCTTTTATTACACTCATAGAGTAA
- the rplM gene encoding 50S ribosomal protein L13: protein MNTLSYKTVSANKATANKEWVVVDAEGQPLGRLASTVAKILRGKHKANFTPHVDCGDNVIVLNAGKVTLSGNKWNDKTYIWHTGYPGGQKSMTALELQKKDSLKVLEKSVKGMLPKNRLGSALLKNLYLYEGTEHKHEAQQPKTINVNEFK, encoded by the coding sequence GTGAATACATTAAGTTACAAAACTGTTTCAGCGAACAAAGCTACTGCTAATAAAGAATGGGTTGTGGTAGACGCTGAAGGACAACCGTTAGGAAGACTAGCTTCTACGGTTGCAAAGATTTTGAGAGGTAAGCACAAAGCAAACTTTACACCTCACGTAGATTGTGGTGATAATGTTATTGTTTTGAATGCTGGGAAAGTTACTCTTTCAGGAAACAAGTGGAACGATAAGACTTACATCTGGCATACAGGTTATCCTGGTGGACAGAAGTCTATGACAGCTCTTGAACTTCAGAAAAAAGATTCTTTAAAAGTATTGGAAAAATCTGTAAAAGGTATGCTTCCAAAAAACAGATTAGGATCTGCATTGCTTAAAAACCTTTATTTATATGAAGGAACTGAGCACAAGCATGAAGCTCAACAGCCTAAAACAATTAATGTTAACGAATTTAAATAA
- a CDS encoding LamG-like jellyroll fold domain-containing protein, producing MKNKIYLLLLMATFSIAQSQTPELLYYKFEGTASNIPNLATSPPTGTQIGEIVGNLTLGSNTTCLGNGLVGSGSTGGSNYFNTKWNLALGGSWTIHLKFNNYTSNVTTVYYLLGDAITGGNSFRMFTNGAPGTGGVRLTANGMSNVDVPGVFSTTSSLVDLIFVYDSSLQNIKAYVNGVLKTTAAQSVPLVFNGALFKLGTYATNTGMKAGMTMDEFGLFNRAITDAEIASLNNFCSALSTDEVIKNNNSKIAVKAGNLILSKGNFGKYSIYDYSGREILSGDESSNSINLKSIQKGVYIIKYGNISTLFKY from the coding sequence ATGAAAAACAAAATCTATCTTTTACTTTTGATGGCTACATTCTCTATAGCCCAATCTCAAACTCCTGAACTTTTATATTATAAATTTGAAGGAACTGCATCCAATATTCCGAATCTTGCAACCAGTCCGCCTACAGGAACGCAGATAGGCGAAATTGTGGGGAATTTAACTTTAGGAAGCAATACAACTTGCTTAGGTAATGGTTTGGTAGGCAGTGGCTCTACTGGAGGCTCAAATTATTTTAATACTAAATGGAATCTCGCTTTAGGTGGATCTTGGACGATACATTTAAAATTTAATAATTACACCAGCAATGTAACCACAGTATATTACCTTTTGGGAGATGCTATAACCGGTGGAAATTCTTTCCGCATGTTTACAAACGGTGCTCCGGGTACAGGAGGTGTGAGGTTAACCGCTAACGGAATGTCTAATGTGGATGTTCCCGGGGTTTTTTCTACGACGTCGTCGCTTGTAGATTTAATATTTGTTTACGACAGCAGTTTACAAAATATAAAAGCTTATGTAAATGGGGTTCTTAAAACAACAGCGGCCCAATCAGTTCCTTTGGTTTTTAATGGCGCATTATTTAAACTTGGCACATATGCTACTAATACTGGTATGAAAGCCGGGATGACAATGGATGAGTTTGGTCTTTTCAACAGAGCGATTACCGATGCGGAAATTGCTTCTCTCAATAACTTCTGTTCTGCATTGAGTACCGATGAGGTGATAAAAAATAACAATTCTAAGATTGCGGTAAAAGCAGGAAATCTGATATTAAGTAAAGGAAATTTCGGAAAATACAGCATTTATGATTATTCGGGAAGAGAAATCCTGTCGGGTGATGAATCTTCTAATTCAATTAATCTAAAATCGATACAAAAAGGAGTTTATATTATCAAATACGGCAATATATCAACTCTATTTAAATATTAA
- a CDS encoding Dph6-related ATP pyrophosphatase, whose product MKPKALFNWSSGKDSALALYKILKEEQFEVTTLLTSINKEFQRISMHGVHVSLLEKQAESLGFPLIKMEIPKEPSMEEYSEIMSKTMNDIKSQGVTHSIFGDIFLEDLRKYREDQLQSIGMKGVFPLWKQNTTDLINEFLSLSFKTIVTCVNETYLDKSFAGRVIDQNFIKDLPDNVDPCGENGEFHTFTFDGPIFNNPIQFEIGEIVKKTYPKPKSDENEEDEEYAFWFCDLISTK is encoded by the coding sequence ATGAAACCAAAAGCCCTATTCAACTGGAGCAGCGGAAAAGATTCTGCGCTTGCTTTATATAAAATTTTAAAAGAAGAACAATTTGAAGTTACTACTCTACTGACAAGTATCAATAAAGAATTCCAAAGGATTTCTATGCACGGCGTTCATGTTTCGTTATTGGAAAAACAAGCTGAAAGTTTAGGCTTTCCGTTAATAAAAATGGAAATCCCGAAAGAACCTTCGATGGAAGAATACAGCGAGATTATGTCTAAAACCATGAATGACATAAAATCTCAGGGTGTTACTCATTCTATTTTCGGAGATATTTTTCTGGAAGACTTAAGGAAGTACAGAGAAGATCAATTACAATCCATCGGAATGAAGGGAGTTTTCCCGTTATGGAAACAAAATACAACAGACCTCATCAACGAATTTTTAAGTTTAAGCTTTAAAACCATTGTAACCTGCGTTAACGAAACTTATCTCGATAAGAGTTTTGCCGGAAGAGTTATTGATCAGAATTTCATTAAAGATTTACCTGATAATGTTGATCCTTGTGGAGAAAATGGTGAGTTCCATACTTTCACTTTTGACGGACCTATTTTCAACAATCCAATTCAATTTGAAATTGGTGAAATTGTAAAGAAAACTTATCCTAAACCAAAGTCTGATGAAAACGAAGAAGATGAAGAATATGCATTCTGGTTTTGCGATTTGATTTCAACAAAATAG
- the rpsB gene encoding 30S ribosomal protein S2 yields MAKANVKDLLEAGVHFGHMTRKWNPNMAPYIFMEKNGIHIVDLHKTAVKLDEACSALEKLTSAGKKVLFVATKKQAKEVVAKHAAELNMPYITERWPGGMLTNFVTIRKAVKKMNSIDKMKKDGTFETLSKKERLQVDRQRANLEKNLGSISDMVRLPSAIFVVDIMREHIAVTEAKKLGIPVFGIVDTNSDPRKVDFVIPGNDDASKSIDMILSVVSESIKDGQSQRKADKEKSKEEGEVVSADKDADFDSAE; encoded by the coding sequence ATGGCAAAAGCAAATGTAAAAGACCTTCTAGAGGCTGGTGTACACTTCGGTCACATGACTAGAAAGTGGAATCCAAATATGGCTCCATACATTTTTATGGAGAAAAATGGTATTCACATTGTAGACTTACATAAAACAGCTGTTAAATTGGATGAAGCGTGCAGCGCTTTAGAAAAATTAACTTCTGCAGGTAAAAAAGTTCTTTTCGTAGCTACTAAGAAGCAAGCGAAAGAAGTAGTTGCTAAGCACGCTGCTGAACTTAATATGCCTTATATTACAGAAAGATGGCCGGGAGGTATGTTAACGAATTTCGTTACAATCAGAAAAGCTGTAAAGAAAATGAACTCTATCGACAAAATGAAAAAAGACGGTACGTTCGAAACTTTATCTAAAAAAGAAAGATTACAAGTTGACAGACAAAGAGCTAACTTAGAGAAAAACTTAGGTTCTATCTCTGACATGGTGCGTCTTCCTTCTGCAATCTTCGTTGTAGATATCATGAGAGAACACATCGCTGTAACTGAAGCTAAGAAATTAGGTATTCCAGTTTTCGGTATTGTTGATACAAACTCTGACCCTAGAAAAGTTGACTTCGTTATCCCAGGAAACGATGATGCTTCTAAGTCTATCGATATGATCTTGAGCGTTGTTTCAGAATCTATCAAAGACGGTCAGTCTCAGAGAAAAGCTGATAAAGAAAAATCTAAAGAAGAAGGAGAAGTAGTTTCTGCTGATAAAGATGCAGATTTCGATTCTGCTGAATAA
- the trmB gene encoding tRNA (guanosine(46)-N7)-methyltransferase TrmB — MGKNKLRRFAENKTLPIVVQPTREEALNGFELKGNWRKDFFKNDQPIVLELGCGKGEYTVGLAKTFTDKNFIGIDIKGARFWFGAKEAVENGMHNVGFLRSQIELVEYYFAENEVDEIWITFPDPQIKYKRTKHRLTHPDFLERYKKFLKPGGIVHLKTDSEFLHGYTLGYLQGAGYEIISAHHDIYGALEYDPNTPHLRDIRTYYEELFSAKGKTITYIKFKIN, encoded by the coding sequence ATGGGCAAAAATAAATTAAGAAGATTCGCAGAAAACAAAACATTACCAATCGTTGTACAACCTACAAGAGAAGAAGCCCTCAATGGTTTTGAACTGAAAGGAAACTGGAGAAAAGATTTCTTTAAAAACGACCAACCTATCGTTTTAGAATTAGGTTGTGGAAAAGGTGAATACACAGTAGGTCTTGCAAAAACTTTCACAGATAAAAATTTTATCGGAATTGATATAAAAGGAGCAAGATTTTGGTTCGGTGCAAAAGAAGCAGTAGAAAACGGAATGCACAATGTTGGTTTTCTAAGATCACAAATCGAATTGGTAGAATATTATTTTGCTGAAAACGAAGTTGACGAAATCTGGATTACCTTCCCGGATCCGCAGATTAAATATAAGCGTACGAAACACAGATTAACGCATCCTGATTTCCTTGAAAGATATAAGAAATTTTTAAAACCTGGTGGAATTGTACATTTAAAAACCGATTCAGAGTTTTTGCATGGCTATACTTTAGGTTATTTACAAGGTGCCGGTTACGAAATTATTTCTGCGCATCACGATATTTACGGAGCTTTGGAATATGATCCGAATACGCCTCATTTAAGAGACATCCGAACATATTATGAAGAATTGTTTTCAGCAAAAGGAAAAACAATTACGTATATAAAATTTAAGATTAATTAA
- a CDS encoding DUF6759 domain-containing protein: protein MKKKTLTFFFFGLILSSCASNTVDKVDVLKSTNISEIEEYLGKAHPEDPKTRILKQRIIALKNAEWTKGAKNARPVFMELPDQLNSKKKSEANLEVFKKLMSETSEEHREKTKKLLNNMFNEDITHNEAILLLKNNSDCNLVLEISGKKFYNLAVPAKGENFIVLNKDTYTFSGNVCDVKYQSSKEINKSLVVVLQNPGFKATPEKELIAENRLNKDSEKAKTKQNVSPKRKKKK, encoded by the coding sequence ATGAAGAAAAAAACACTTACTTTTTTCTTCTTCGGTCTCATTCTTTCATCTTGTGCAAGTAATACGGTTGACAAAGTTGACGTTCTTAAGAGCACAAATATTAGTGAGATTGAAGAATATCTAGGGAAAGCACATCCCGAAGATCCCAAAACAAGAATTCTAAAACAGCGTATCATCGCATTGAAAAATGCCGAATGGACGAAAGGTGCAAAAAATGCAAGACCTGTTTTCATGGAGTTACCAGACCAGTTAAACAGCAAAAAAAAATCTGAAGCTAATCTGGAGGTTTTTAAAAAACTAATGTCTGAAACTTCAGAAGAACATAGGGAGAAGACCAAAAAGCTTTTAAACAATATGTTTAATGAAGATATTACTCACAATGAAGCCATTCTTCTGCTTAAAAATAATTCTGATTGTAATTTGGTTTTAGAAATCTCCGGAAAGAAATTTTACAATCTTGCCGTTCCGGCGAAAGGTGAAAATTTTATTGTTTTGAATAAAGATACTTATACTTTCTCGGGAAATGTTTGTGATGTAAAATATCAAAGCTCAAAAGAGATTAACAAAAGTCTGGTTGTTGTTTTACAGAATCCGGGATTCAAAGCAACACCCGAAAAAGAATTAATCGCAGAAAACAGGCTCAATAAAGATTCAGAAAAAGCAAAAACAAAACAGAATGTTTCCCCTAAAAGAAAGAAGAAAAAATAG
- a CDS encoding methylmalonyl-CoA mutase family protein, whose translation METQKYTPTNKVRIVTAASLFDGHDAAINIMRRVIQGTGCEVIHLGHDKSAEEVVNTAIQEDANAIALTSYQGGHNEYFKYIYDLLREKNSPQIKIFGGGGGVILPEEIEDIMSYGIDRIYSPDDGRELGLQGMIDDLVKRSDFATGKEVTAEDLDSISFENSTSIAKIISAVENFSEEKPDLVKAIDEKSKDLNIPIIGITGTGGAGKSSLTDELVRRFIRSNPDKKIAIISIDPSKKKTGGALLGDRIRMNAINDPRVYMRSMATRENNVSVSPFIHSALNVLKLAHPDVIILETSGIGQSGSEVSDFADVSMYVMTPEYGASTQLEKIDMLDYADLVALNKSDKRGALDALQAVRKQFQRNHLLWESPLDDMPVYATKASQFNDHGTTELYNRLISKVNDKFSDLNLQGFVEQEITDEVTIIPPKRVRYLSEIVENNRQYDANIEKQAELARKMYHIEGVRNFLSNETLDAEYQKAEKDLQQENIDFLKTWDDTKKAFHAEFYSYFVRGKEIKVETSTESLSHLRIPKIALPKYTDWGDLIKWKGQENLPGGFPYTAGIYPFKRTGEDPTRMFAGEGGPERTNRRFHYVSAEMDAKRLSTAFDSVTLYGQDPALPPDIYGKIGNAGVSIATLDDAKKLYSGFDLVNAMTSVSMTINGPAPMLLAFFMNAAIDQNVEKYIAEHKLEANVEKALKAKFDDKGLERPKYNGELPPSNNGLGLKLLGLTGDEVIPAEAYAEIKAKTIATVRGTVQADILKEDQAQNTCIFSTEFALRLMGDVQEYFITEKVRNFYSVSISGYHIAEAGANPVSQLAFTLANGFTYVEYYLSRGMNINDFAPNLSFFFSNGIDPEYSVIGRVARRIWAKAMKLKYGADERSQMLKYHIQTSGRSLHAQEIDFNDIRTTLQALYAIYDNCNSLHTNAYDEAITTPTEQSVRRAMAIQLIINKELGLAKNENPLQGSFIIEELTDLVEEAVYAEFDRITERGGVLGAMETMYQRSKIQEESMHYEWLKHTGEYPIIGVNTFLGKDGSPTVRPGEVIRSTEEEKQVQIETLHNFQKSNEDKSEEALKTLQHAAINQQNLFAVMMDAVKYCSLGQITNALFEVGGKYRRNM comes from the coding sequence ATGGAAACCCAAAAATATACTCCAACAAATAAAGTAAGAATTGTAACAGCTGCGTCGTTATTCGACGGGCACGATGCTGCAATTAATATCATGCGTCGTGTGATTCAGGGAACGGGATGCGAAGTGATCCACCTTGGTCACGACAAATCTGCCGAAGAAGTTGTAAATACAGCTATTCAGGAAGATGCCAACGCAATTGCTCTAACATCTTATCAAGGCGGTCACAACGAATATTTTAAATATATCTACGACCTTTTAAGAGAGAAAAACTCTCCGCAAATCAAAATTTTTGGCGGCGGTGGCGGTGTAATCTTGCCTGAAGAAATCGAAGATATCATGTCTTACGGAATCGACAGAATTTATTCTCCGGACGACGGTCGTGAACTTGGTCTTCAGGGAATGATCGACGATTTGGTGAAAAGATCGGATTTCGCGACAGGAAAAGAAGTAACTGCAGAAGATTTAGATTCAATTAGTTTTGAAAATTCTACAAGTATTGCTAAAATTATTTCTGCTGTTGAAAACTTCTCAGAAGAAAAACCGGATTTAGTAAAAGCGATTGATGAAAAATCAAAAGACTTAAATATTCCAATCATCGGTATCACAGGTACAGGTGGAGCCGGAAAATCTTCATTGACAGATGAATTGGTAAGACGTTTTATCCGTTCAAATCCAGATAAAAAAATCGCAATCATTTCAATCGACCCTTCGAAAAAGAAAACCGGAGGTGCGCTTTTGGGTGACAGAATTCGTATGAATGCGATTAATGACCCAAGAGTTTATATGCGTTCGATGGCAACAAGAGAAAACAATGTTTCTGTTTCTCCGTTCATTCATTCAGCATTGAATGTATTAAAATTAGCTCATCCGGATGTAATCATTTTAGAAACTTCGGGTATCGGACAATCCGGTTCGGAAGTTTCAGATTTTGCAGATGTTTCAATGTACGTGATGACTCCTGAATACGGAGCTTCTACACAGTTGGAAAAGATCGACATGTTGGATTATGCAGATTTAGTAGCTTTAAATAAATCTGACAAACGTGGTGCTTTAGATGCACTTCAGGCTGTAAGAAAACAATTCCAGAGAAACCATTTGTTGTGGGAAAGTCCGTTGGATGATATGCCGGTTTATGCGACAAAAGCATCTCAGTTCAACGATCACGGAACGACAGAATTATACAACAGATTAATTTCAAAAGTAAACGATAAGTTTTCAGATTTAAATCTGCAAGGTTTTGTTGAACAGGAAATTACAGACGAAGTAACGATCATTCCTCCAAAAAGAGTGCGTTATCTTTCTGAAATTGTTGAAAACAACAGACAATACGATGCTAATATTGAAAAACAAGCAGAATTAGCAAGAAAAATGTATCATATTGAAGGGGTGAGAAATTTCCTTTCTAATGAAACTTTAGATGCCGAATATCAAAAGGCTGAAAAAGACCTTCAACAGGAAAATATTGACTTCCTCAAAACTTGGGATGACACAAAGAAAGCTTTCCACGCTGAGTTTTACTCGTATTTTGTAAGAGGAAAAGAAATTAAGGTTGAAACTTCAACAGAATCTTTATCTCACTTAAGAATTCCAAAGATTGCTTTACCAAAATATACCGATTGGGGTGATTTGATTAAATGGAAAGGTCAGGAAAATCTTCCGGGAGGATTCCCTTACACAGCCGGAATTTATCCTTTCAAAAGAACAGGTGAAGATCCGACAAGAATGTTTGCCGGAGAAGGAGGTCCTGAAAGAACGAACAGAAGATTCCATTACGTTTCTGCGGAAATGGATGCAAAACGTTTATCTACAGCGTTTGACTCTGTAACTTTATACGGACAAGATCCAGCTTTACCACCAGATATTTATGGTAAAATCGGAAATGCGGGAGTTTCTATCGCAACATTGGATGATGCAAAAAAATTGTATTCCGGATTTGATTTAGTGAATGCGATGACTTCGGTTTCAATGACGATCAACGGACCAGCTCCGATGTTGTTAGCTTTCTTCATGAATGCAGCCATCGACCAAAATGTTGAAAAATATATCGCTGAACATAAGCTTGAAGCTAATGTTGAGAAAGCTTTAAAAGCAAAATTCGATGACAAAGGTTTAGAAAGACCAAAATATAACGGTGAATTACCACCATCAAATAACGGATTAGGATTAAAATTATTAGGACTTACCGGAGACGAAGTAATTCCTGCGGAAGCTTATGCTGAAATTAAGGCTAAAACCATTGCAACCGTTCGTGGAACTGTTCAGGCTGATATTTTAAAAGAAGACCAAGCTCAGAATACTTGTATTTTCTCTACTGAATTTGCCTTGAGATTGATGGGTGACGTTCAGGAATATTTTATCACAGAGAAAGTGAGAAACTTCTACTCTGTTTCAATTTCCGGTTATCACATTGCAGAAGCAGGAGCAAATCCGGTTTCTCAGTTGGCATTTACCTTAGCAAATGGTTTCACTTATGTGGAATATTATTTATCAAGAGGAATGAACATCAATGATTTTGCACCGAACTTATCATTCTTCTTCTCCAACGGTATCGATCCTGAATATTCAGTAATCGGACGTGTTGCTAGAAGAATCTGGGCAAAAGCCATGAAGCTAAAATATGGAGCCGATGAAAGAAGCCAGATGTTGAAATACCACATCCAAACTTCAGGACGTTCGCTTCACGCTCAGGAAATTGATTTCAACGATATCAGAACAACTTTACAGGCGCTTTACGCAATCTATGACAACTGTAATTCACTGCACACGAATGCCTATGACGAGGCGATTACGACTCCGACTGAACAATCTGTAAGAAGAGCAATGGCAATTCAGTTGATTATCAATAAAGAATTAGGTTTAGCGAAAAACGAAAATCCGCTTCAAGGTTCATTTATTATTGAAGAATTGACGGATTTGGTTGAAGAAGCTGTGTATGCAGAATTTGACAGAATTACAGAAAGAGGTGGTGTTTTGGGTGCAATGGAAACCATGTACCAACGTTCAAAAATTCAGGAAGAATCTATGCATTACGAATGGTTGAAACACACCGGAGAATATCCGATTATCGGAGTAAATACTTTCTTAGGAAAAGACGGTTCGCCAACGGTTCGTCCGGGAGAAGTTATCCGTTCAACTGAAGAAGAAAAGCAGGTTCAGATCGAAACCCTTCATAATTTCCAAAAATCTAATGAAGACAAATCTGAAGAAGCTTTAAAAACTTTACAACACGCAGCGATCAATCAGCAAAACCTATTTGCCGTAATGATGGATGCTGTGAAATATTGTTCTCTTGGACAAATTACTAACGCTTTGTTTGAAGTAGGCGGTAAATACAGAAGAAACATGTAG
- the rpsI gene encoding 30S ribosomal protein S9: MSIVHKIGRRKTSVARVYVKPGTGNITVNGKDAATYFSTDVMVYKLNQPFILSETVGQYDVTVNVFGGGNTGQAEAIRLGISRALCEINAEFRLALKPAGLLTRDARMVERKKPGQKKARKRFQFSKR; encoded by the coding sequence ATGTCTATAGTTCACAAAATCGGAAGAAGAAAAACTTCTGTAGCTAGAGTTTATGTAAAGCCAGGAACTGGTAACATTACAGTAAACGGTAAAGATGCTGCAACTTATTTCTCTACAGACGTGATGGTTTACAAATTAAACCAGCCGTTTATCCTTTCTGAAACTGTTGGTCAGTATGACGTTACCGTAAATGTTTTCGGTGGTGGTAATACAGGTCAGGCAGAAGCTATCAGATTAGGTATTTCTAGAGCACTTTGCGAAATTAATGCTGAGTTCAGATTAGCATTGAAGCCTGCAGGTTTACTTACAAGAGATGCAAGAATGGTGGAAAGAAAGAAACCAGGTCAGAAAAAAGCAAGAAAGAGATTCCAGTTCTCAAAACGTTAA
- a CDS encoding DUF6759 domain-containing protein, whose product MKKVISLFTTLLFLTFSAQKQGKDYSNILKSKNIYEINAFLRDAHPDDPRRSVLKPRVMDFMKDYIKNAPPGDKKVKEMQDNLARLKRGPSTKVSFEEMNAMIKQKQILKYQKQLQVGQSAIVYTPSSAQNVYVTTSSAAKSTKVIADTEASEFNMLMGENPIEHKNKTVKILNSLFDNDPNSKECIVMIENKSDCNIIVRIEGVGNTKYRLPVPAHGDNSIVVEKGDYLFTSIVCGAQYASQKTIQKPLMVALGSSNNKN is encoded by the coding sequence ATGAAAAAGGTAATTTCACTTTTCACCACTTTATTGTTTCTTACATTTTCGGCACAGAAGCAAGGTAAAGATTACAGCAATATTCTTAAAAGCAAGAATATCTATGAAATCAACGCCTTCCTGAGAGATGCACATCCGGATGATCCTCGAAGATCTGTTCTGAAACCGAGAGTAATGGATTTTATGAAAGATTATATCAAAAACGCTCCACCCGGTGATAAGAAAGTAAAAGAAATGCAGGATAACCTTGCGAGACTGAAGAGAGGTCCCTCTACAAAAGTTTCTTTCGAGGAGATGAATGCAATGATCAAACAAAAGCAAATCTTAAAATATCAAAAACAATTACAGGTCGGTCAGTCTGCGATAGTTTATACGCCAAGTTCAGCGCAAAATGTCTATGTAACCACTTCTTCTGCAGCAAAAAGCACCAAAGTAATTGCTGATACAGAAGCCTCTGAATTTAATATGTTGATGGGAGAAAATCCTATAGAACATAAAAATAAAACCGTAAAAATCCTGAACTCTTTATTTGACAATGATCCAAATTCAAAAGAGTGCATTGTGATGATTGAAAACAAATCTGACTGTAATATTATCGTAAGAATTGAAGGTGTCGGAAATACAAAGTACAGACTTCCTGTTCCGGCTCATGGCGACAACTCTATTGTGGTAGAAAAAGGAGATTATTTATTTACAAGTATAGTTTGCGGAGCGCAGTATGCTTCACAAAAAACAATCCAAAAACCATTAATGGTAGCATTGGGAAGCTCTAATAATAAAAATTAA
- a CDS encoding DUF6759 domain-containing protein: MKKFLLFSLFITLLLNSCGSVNQNTRQPIRKPFPTASNTGTTTSSAAQTEREYQALLKTYKPETAEVLNSLLNDSSNSPTVSISVENKSNCNMVLTISGKNYFKKIPIGANKIGSAMVPKNQNYNVSGMLCNSVYEKTKYVTNSFSIKLSN, translated from the coding sequence ATGAAAAAGTTTCTTCTCTTTTCTCTTTTTATCACTTTGCTTCTGAATAGTTGTGGCAGCGTTAATCAGAATACCAGACAACCCATACGAAAACCTTTTCCAACAGCTTCAAATACAGGAACAACAACGAGTTCTGCAGCGCAAACTGAAAGAGAATATCAAGCTTTGTTAAAGACCTATAAACCTGAAACCGCAGAAGTTTTAAACAGCTTGTTGAATGATTCTTCAAACAGCCCAACCGTCTCGATTTCTGTAGAAAATAAATCAAATTGCAATATGGTTTTAACAATTAGCGGTAAAAACTATTTCAAAAAAATTCCGATTGGAGCTAATAAAATCGGGTCTGCCATGGTTCCTAAAAATCAGAATTACAATGTATCGGGAATGCTTTGCAATTCAGTTTATGAGAAAACAAAATACGTTACCAATTCTTTCAGTATAAAATTATCAAACTAA